From Cheilinus undulatus linkage group 17, ASM1832078v1, whole genome shotgun sequence, one genomic window encodes:
- the nln gene encoding neurolysin, mitochondrial isoform X1, producing the protein MTIHNSCVISARDCSQTGNRRNTLRWDLSPAEIRTATDSLINRVKKVYDDIGSLKIENVSTENTLKALANAKLDYASSRHVLDFPQYVCPSKEIRAASTEADKKLSEFDVEISMREDVFKRITALQEKFHEDLLPEEKRFLNRLITLGKQKGLHLSKDIQEEIKRTSKLISELSIEFNKNLNEDTTFLVFSEHELGGLADSYLNGLDKTADGRYKVTLEYPHYYPLMKRCHNPETRRKMETAFHSRCKEVNTGILEQLIQLRAKVADLLGYSSHANYVLEINMAKNANNVSDFLDTFYETLKPIGVKERKYILALKKRECLMKGLHFDGQINAWDLPYYMNQVEQCKFAVNKDKLIEYFPLDVVTEGLFGIYQELLGLAFAEVEHAHVWHENVKLYSAQDTETGEEIGQFYLDLHPREGKYGHAACFGLQPGCKGPDGKRQLPVAAMVANFTKPRKGFPSLLQHHEVETYFHEFGHVMHEICSKTMFSEFSGTLVETDFVEVPSQMLENWVWEKEPLRRMSRHYKDGTPIPDNLLDKLIASRVANTGLMNLRQVVLSKVDQTLHTSSQADSAEVFANHYKDILGVPATPGTNMTASFSHLAGGYDGQYYSYLWSEVYSLDIYFSRFKKEGIMNPKVGREYRRVILEAGGSVDGMDMLKSFLGRNPQQDSFFQCKGLIKSEETKMV; encoded by the exons ATGACCATCCATAACAGCTGTGTGATATCTGCCAGAGACTGCTCTCAGACAGGCAACAGGAGAAACACGCTAAGATGGGACCTCTCTCCGGCTGAGATCAGGACGGCCACTGACAGTTTGATTAACAGAGTGAAAAAGGTTTATGATGACATTGGATCTCTAAAGATAGAAAATGTTTCCACTGAAAACACCCTGAAAGCCTTGGCTAATGCCAAACTGGATTATGCAT caTCACGCCATGTCCTGGATTTCCCTCAGTATGTCTGTCCTTCCAAAGAGATCCGGGCGGCAAGCACAGAAGCTGACAAGAAACTGTCCGAGTTTGACGTGGAGATAAGTATGAGGGAGGACGTTTTCAAGAGAATCACTGCCCTGCAG GAGAAGTTTCATGAGGACCTTTTACCTGAAGAAAAGCGGTTTTTAAATAGGCTCATTACACTGGGAAAGCAGAAAGGACTGCATCTGTCGAAGGACATACAAGAG gaaataaaaagaacatcaaagCTCATAAGTGAACTCTCCATCGAGTTTAACAAGAACCTGAATGAGGACACCACATTTCTGGTCTTTTCTGAGCACGAGCTGG GTGGACTAGCTGATAGCTATCTGAATGGCTTGGACAAAACAGCAGATGGGCGCTATAAAGTGACGCTCGAGTATCCCCATTACTACCCCCTCATGAAGAGGTGTCACAATCCGGAGACCAGGAGGAAGATGGAAACAGCTTTTCACAGCAGGTGTAAAGAG GTAAACACAGGGATCCTGGAGCAGCTAATACAGCTGAGGGCAAAGGTGGCAGACTTACTCGGTTACAGCAGCCACGCAAACTATGTGCTGGAGATTAACATGGCCAAGAATGCCAACAATGTGTCTGACTTTTTAG ATACTTTTTATGAAACCCTGAAGCCCATTGGAGTCAAAGAGAGGAAATACATCCTGGCTCTGAAGAAGAGGGAGTGTTTGATGAAGGGCCTCCATTTTGACGGACAGATCAACGCCTGGGACTTACCGTACTACATGAACCAAGTGGAGCAGTGCAAGTTTGCGGTGAACAAGGACAAACTGATCGAGTATTTCCCTCTCGACGTGGTGACAGAGGGACTCTTTGGAATCTACCAGGAGCTGCTGGGTCTCGCTTTCGCAGAGGTGGAGCACGCTCATGTGTGGCATGAAAATGTGAAGCTTTACTCAGCGCAGGACACggagacaggagaggagatTGGACAGTTCTACTTGGACCTACATCCAAG GGAAGGAAAGTACGGTCATGCAGCATGCTTTGGGCTGCAGCCAGGCTGCAAAGGTCCTGATGGAAAACGCCAGCTTCCAGTTGCAGCCATGGTGGCTAATTTTACCAAGCCCAGGAAAGGTTTTCCATCTCTCCTTCAGCACCATGAAGTGGAGACATACTTTCACGAGTTTGGTCACGTCATGCACGAGATCTGTTCGAAG ACCATGTTTTCAGAATTCTCCGGCACCCTGGTGGAGACAGACTTTGTGGAGGTGCCCTCACAGATGCTCGAGAACTGGGTTTGGGAGAAGGAGCCCCTGAGGAGAATGTCTCGCCACTACAAGGACGGCACCCCGATCCCAGACAATCTGCTCGACAAATTGATCGCATCCAGAGTCGCCAACACTG GACTGATGAACCTGCGTCAGGTCGTCCTCAGTAAAGTGGATCAGACACTGCACACCAGCTCACAAGCAGACTCGGCTGAGGTGTTCGCAAATCACTACAAAGACATCCTGGGCGTCCCTGCTACACCAG GCACCAATATGACAGCCAGTTTCAGCCACTTGGCTGGAGGATATGACGGTCAGTACTACAGCTATCTGTGGAGTGAAGTCTACTCTTTGGACATTTACTTCAGCCGTTTTAAAAAGGAGGGAATTATGAATCCAAAG GTGGGAAGAGAGTACAGGAGGGTGATCCTGGAGGCCGGTGGCTCAGTGGATGGGATGGACATGCTGAAATCATTCCTTGGACGAAACCCACAACAGGACTCTTTCTTTCAGTGCAAAGGACTGATAAAGTCTGAGGAAACAAAAATggtgtaa
- the nln gene encoding neurolysin, mitochondrial isoform X2, whose product MCALRAVVCRTVCSVSKPVLRMTIHNSCVISARDCSQTGNRRNTLRWDLSPAEIRTATDSLINRVKKVYDDIGSLKIENVSTENTLKALANAKLDYASSRHVLDFPQYVCPSKEIRAASTEADKKLSEFDVEISMREDVFKRITALQEKFHEDLLPEEKRFLNRLITLGKQKGLHLSKDIQEEIKRTSKLISELSIEFNKNLNEDTTFLVFSEHELGGLADSYLNGLDKTADGRYKVTLEYPHYYPLMKRCHNPETRRKMETAFHSRCKEVNTGILEQLIQLRAKVADLLGYSSHANYVLEINMAKNANNVSDFLDTFYETLKPIGVKERKYILALKKRECLMKGLHFDGQINAWDLPYYMNQVEQCKFAVNKDKLIEYFPLDVVTEGLFGIYQELLGLAFAEVEHAHVWHENVKLYSAQDTETGEEIGQFYLDLHPREGKYGHAACFGLQPGCKGPDGKRQLPVAAMVANFTKPRKGFPSLLQHHEVETYFHEFGHVMHEICSKTMFSEFSGTLVETDFVEVPSQMLENWVWEKEPLRRMSRHYKDGTPIPDNLLDKLIASRVANTGLMNLRQVVLSKVDQTLHTSSQADSAEVFANHYKDILGVPATPGTNMTASFSHLAGGYDGQYYSYLWSEVYSLDIYFSRFKKEGIMNPKVGREYRRVILEAGGSVDGMDMLKSFLGRNPQQDSFFQCKGLIKSEETKMV is encoded by the exons ATGTGTGCGCTAAGAGCTGTAGTCTGCCGAACAGTCTGCAG CGTCTCTAAACCTGTCCTGAGAATGACCATCCATAACAGCTGTGTGATATCTGCCAGAGACTGCTCTCAGACAGGCAACAGGAGAAACACGCTAAGATGGGACCTCTCTCCGGCTGAGATCAGGACGGCCACTGACAGTTTGATTAACAGAGTGAAAAAGGTTTATGATGACATTGGATCTCTAAAGATAGAAAATGTTTCCACTGAAAACACCCTGAAAGCCTTGGCTAATGCCAAACTGGATTATGCAT caTCACGCCATGTCCTGGATTTCCCTCAGTATGTCTGTCCTTCCAAAGAGATCCGGGCGGCAAGCACAGAAGCTGACAAGAAACTGTCCGAGTTTGACGTGGAGATAAGTATGAGGGAGGACGTTTTCAAGAGAATCACTGCCCTGCAG GAGAAGTTTCATGAGGACCTTTTACCTGAAGAAAAGCGGTTTTTAAATAGGCTCATTACACTGGGAAAGCAGAAAGGACTGCATCTGTCGAAGGACATACAAGAG gaaataaaaagaacatcaaagCTCATAAGTGAACTCTCCATCGAGTTTAACAAGAACCTGAATGAGGACACCACATTTCTGGTCTTTTCTGAGCACGAGCTGG GTGGACTAGCTGATAGCTATCTGAATGGCTTGGACAAAACAGCAGATGGGCGCTATAAAGTGACGCTCGAGTATCCCCATTACTACCCCCTCATGAAGAGGTGTCACAATCCGGAGACCAGGAGGAAGATGGAAACAGCTTTTCACAGCAGGTGTAAAGAG GTAAACACAGGGATCCTGGAGCAGCTAATACAGCTGAGGGCAAAGGTGGCAGACTTACTCGGTTACAGCAGCCACGCAAACTATGTGCTGGAGATTAACATGGCCAAGAATGCCAACAATGTGTCTGACTTTTTAG ATACTTTTTATGAAACCCTGAAGCCCATTGGAGTCAAAGAGAGGAAATACATCCTGGCTCTGAAGAAGAGGGAGTGTTTGATGAAGGGCCTCCATTTTGACGGACAGATCAACGCCTGGGACTTACCGTACTACATGAACCAAGTGGAGCAGTGCAAGTTTGCGGTGAACAAGGACAAACTGATCGAGTATTTCCCTCTCGACGTGGTGACAGAGGGACTCTTTGGAATCTACCAGGAGCTGCTGGGTCTCGCTTTCGCAGAGGTGGAGCACGCTCATGTGTGGCATGAAAATGTGAAGCTTTACTCAGCGCAGGACACggagacaggagaggagatTGGACAGTTCTACTTGGACCTACATCCAAG GGAAGGAAAGTACGGTCATGCAGCATGCTTTGGGCTGCAGCCAGGCTGCAAAGGTCCTGATGGAAAACGCCAGCTTCCAGTTGCAGCCATGGTGGCTAATTTTACCAAGCCCAGGAAAGGTTTTCCATCTCTCCTTCAGCACCATGAAGTGGAGACATACTTTCACGAGTTTGGTCACGTCATGCACGAGATCTGTTCGAAG ACCATGTTTTCAGAATTCTCCGGCACCCTGGTGGAGACAGACTTTGTGGAGGTGCCCTCACAGATGCTCGAGAACTGGGTTTGGGAGAAGGAGCCCCTGAGGAGAATGTCTCGCCACTACAAGGACGGCACCCCGATCCCAGACAATCTGCTCGACAAATTGATCGCATCCAGAGTCGCCAACACTG GACTGATGAACCTGCGTCAGGTCGTCCTCAGTAAAGTGGATCAGACACTGCACACCAGCTCACAAGCAGACTCGGCTGAGGTGTTCGCAAATCACTACAAAGACATCCTGGGCGTCCCTGCTACACCAG GCACCAATATGACAGCCAGTTTCAGCCACTTGGCTGGAGGATATGACGGTCAGTACTACAGCTATCTGTGGAGTGAAGTCTACTCTTTGGACATTTACTTCAGCCGTTTTAAAAAGGAGGGAATTATGAATCCAAAG GTGGGAAGAGAGTACAGGAGGGTGATCCTGGAGGCCGGTGGCTCAGTGGATGGGATGGACATGCTGAAATCATTCCTTGGACGAAACCCACAACAGGACTCTTTCTTTCAGTGCAAAGGACTGATAAAGTCTGAGGAAACAAAAATggtgtaa